In Coleofasciculaceae cyanobacterium, a single genomic region encodes these proteins:
- the ftsH4 gene encoding ATP-dependent zinc metalloprotease FtsH4, with protein MGVKNQPPGARARYISNILFIVSGIFLFTNLFFPQLFGEPTPQVPYSMFIDQVEDGNVAKASVGQNEIVYELKATNQAEPQVLKTNPIFDLELPKRLEEKGVEFAAAPPPKNGWLGNILGWVIPPLIFVAIWQFFISRSAGGAQGALSLTKSKAKVYVDGDSTKVTFDDVAGVEEAKTELTEIVDFLKTPERYKAIGARIPKGVLLVGPPGTGKTLMAKAVAGEAGVSFFSISGSEFVELFVGAGAARVRDLFEQAKQKAPCIIFIDELDAIGQSRGGANGFAGGNDEREQTLNQLLTEMDGFAAGDATVIVLAATNRPEILDPALLRPGRFDRQVLVDRPDLSGRKKILEIYAAKVKLDVEVDLKQIATRTPGFAGADLANLVNEAALLAARNKRQSVTQADFNEAIERVVAGLEKKSRVLNDKEKKIVAYHEVGHALVGAIMPGGGKVAKISIVPRGMAALGYTLQMPTEDRFLMSESELKDQIATMLGGRAAEEVVFNSITTGASNDLQRATDLAERMVTTYGMSEVLGPLAYEKGQQNFLGQGMGNPRRMVSDETAKAIDQEVKDIVETAHQKALDILGHNRDLLEQIAQEILEVEVIEGEKLHSLLERAELPQQHTAESQTVLA; from the coding sequence ATGGGTGTTAAAAATCAACCGCCAGGAGCGCGAGCGCGCTATATTTCTAATATTTTATTCATTGTATCGGGAATATTTTTATTTACCAATCTCTTTTTTCCTCAGCTGTTTGGCGAGCCAACTCCTCAAGTACCCTACAGTATGTTTATCGACCAAGTGGAAGATGGCAACGTAGCTAAAGCATCTGTTGGTCAAAATGAAATTGTTTATGAACTTAAAGCGACAAACCAAGCAGAACCACAAGTTTTAAAAACCAATCCAATTTTTGATTTAGAATTACCAAAACGTCTCGAAGAGAAAGGTGTTGAGTTTGCTGCTGCACCACCTCCCAAAAATGGTTGGCTAGGAAATATCTTAGGTTGGGTTATACCACCGTTAATCTTTGTTGCTATATGGCAGTTTTTTATTAGTCGTAGTGCTGGTGGAGCGCAGGGCGCATTGTCTCTCACAAAAAGCAAAGCTAAAGTATATGTAGACGGTGACTCTACCAAGGTGACTTTTGACGATGTGGCAGGAGTAGAGGAAGCTAAAACAGAATTAACTGAAATTGTTGATTTTCTCAAAACTCCCGAACGTTATAAAGCCATAGGTGCAAGAATACCTAAAGGGGTATTGCTAGTAGGGCCTCCTGGAACTGGTAAAACTCTGATGGCAAAAGCTGTTGCAGGAGAAGCTGGAGTATCTTTCTTTAGTATCTCTGGTTCAGAATTTGTCGAATTATTTGTTGGTGCTGGTGCAGCCAGAGTTAGAGACTTATTTGAACAGGCAAAACAAAAAGCACCCTGTATTATCTTTATTGATGAATTAGATGCCATTGGTCAATCTCGCGGTGGTGCGAATGGTTTTGCTGGAGGTAACGATGAGCGAGAACAAACCCTCAACCAGCTGCTGACAGAAATGGATGGCTTTGCGGCTGGTGATGCCACGGTAATTGTTTTAGCTGCGACTAACCGCCCCGAAATTTTAGATCCTGCCTTATTGCGTCCTGGCAGATTTGACCGTCAGGTATTAGTAGATCGTCCCGATTTATCTGGTCGTAAAAAGATTTTAGAGATCTATGCAGCCAAGGTTAAATTAGATGTTGAGGTAGATCTCAAACAAATTGCCACCCGTACTCCAGGTTTCGCGGGGGCAGATTTAGCTAACTTGGTTAACGAAGCTGCTTTACTGGCGGCAAGAAATAAACGACAATCAGTTACTCAGGCAGACTTTAATGAAGCAATTGAAAGAGTAGTAGCAGGGTTAGAGAAAAAAAGCCGAGTTCTGAACGACAAAGAAAAGAAAATTGTCGCTTATCACGAAGTTGGTCACGCTTTGGTTGGTGCAATTATGCCAGGCGGCGGCAAAGTAGCCAAAATATCAATTGTTCCTCGTGGAATGGCTGCGTTGGGCTATACCCTACAAATGCCTACGGAAGATCGCTTTTTGATGTCTGAATCGGAACTAAAAGATCAGATTGCAACTATGTTAGGCGGACGTGCAGCAGAAGAAGTAGTCTTTAACAGCATCACTACAGGGGCATCTAATGATTTACAGCGGGCTACCGACCTAGCAGAAAGAATGGTTACCACCTATGGCATGAGCGAGGTTTTAGGTCCTTTAGCATATGAAAAAGGGCAGCAAAACTTCCTGGGTCAAGGAATGGGCAACCCTCGTCGGATGGTTAGCGACGAAACCGCTAAGGCGATCGATCAAGAGGTTAAAGATATTGTGGAAACGGCTCATCAGAAAGCCCTGGATATCCTTGGTCACAATCGGGATTTACTCGAACAAATTGCCCAAGAAATTTTAGAGGTAGAAGTAATTGAAGGAGAAAAATTACACTCTTTACTAGAGCGAGCAGAATTACCGCAACAACATACAGCAGAATCTCAAACAGTTTTAGCTTAG
- a CDS encoding CsbD family protein, translating into MSTEDKAKATGKNLEGKAQEALGKVTGDQGDQAKGKAKQAEASAKHGVEDTKDAAKDALD; encoded by the coding sequence ATGAGTACTGAAGATAAAGCCAAGGCTACTGGTAAAAACCTAGAAGGTAAAGCTCAAGAAGCTCTGGGAAAAGTGACTGGAGACCAAGGTGACCAGGCAAAAGGTAAAGCCAAACAAGCAGAAGCATCTGCTAAACACGGTGTAGAAGACACCAAAGATGCAGCAAAAGATGCGCTTGACTAG